The following nucleotide sequence is from Harmonia axyridis chromosome 5, icHarAxyr1.1, whole genome shotgun sequence.
tttttttattatcagagtTTAACGATATGGGCTAGTGACCCTGGAGCCAGGACTGGAATCAATCTATACGAGCAAAGTAGCCTATCTCTGCACAttttccaaacaaataaataaagcgaaattaaaaaaaaataattaccttATGCTAAGGGATGCTCTGGTGGGTACAGAGTCGCATTGATAATTTCGCTAGACATAAACAACCACAACTTCACTACAAAAGGAAAAACAATCGACTTCAGTACGTGAACTGATATGCAGCTCAAACATCGTTATATATCTTCGGCTTGAAATTTATCCAAATCCAGATGCATACGATCGCAAAATGTTCCACTAAACACGATACGAGAGGACTCTCATTTGGTACGTCCTCTTCTTCGCAAAAAGCGTGACACAACAACAGACAATGAGCTATAAGGAATTGTCGCTTGACATCTTTATTCGAAATCATCTGGTTAAACtctatattcatgaaaaaactcTCTCTGCAGACGTTATAGCCACAACTCTGTACTACTGGCTGGGGATCAACCATCGTAATCtgcaaatgatttgaaaaaaattcaagcgaACTTTTCCGAAAGAACAATATTTCAAGAtagaaaagtgttagaatattactttatccgaacaaattacgagagagacaaccaaccctacacttgaagttttacttcatgtcgtacggtggcgctgcgagtctgcgcgtggcgtgtccatcgagggccatcgagagagaaaacaagaatagatcttcgatgatcgagagcaaaCGTTTGGGACATAACCTGAGTGTTTCAGTCCTTCTGATATAGCCTTCCGTTctgacagctgaactgggttgagctccCTTCTGTTCTGCCTTCTGAACTGAACTTGCTTAGAGATAGTGTGAGACTTACTAGAGAGTTTGATATTAAACGATTaaaatcatcatctgtgtattagtgaatactctgtatttaaaaACCCTTAATATCCAATAGGTTATAGGCTCCAGTGCACGCTTTACTGCGCGACGAGGTAAACAATTATTCTAAAAATCTGTTGAGTACACaaccagaaaaatattgaggtaagttgaatttcaacttaaattatgaaaatatttttgaggttaaattttagaaattttagaatttgagaaaacccaggtactcaaaaattaattcattttacagaggtaattagagttgagagaataatttttggggttaaattctagagtattagaaaacccaggtatttaaaaattaatccatgttacagaACAGAATTCAAATTTGAGATCTGGATCTACAatctatgataataataataataaattttattcgatcCTTTCAGACACAAACATggtgtataggacaggtcaAAATGAGAACAAAACAATAATCATAAATAACACTATGAATTAAGGAATCAAAAAATCACACAAATATTCTTGTACTGAATAGTAACCTTTAACTAAAAGAAGGTTCTTAATTTCTTTCTtgaacatttttgaattgaGAGATTTCATAGTAGGTGACTCGTTTCATAACCATGATAATCTGATGGTTTCATCCATTTAAATTCATTCTCTTTGGCATACAGcaaacatttgaaaatatatatacatgGCAAAGTTAATTTTGAATAAGAACATCATATCGCTATATACGTTTTGATTGTGCTCCGGAAAGTTTTTGATTTTCTACggtaatttttcgaattttcgattggATTTTCGCACCAACTGAAAATCAGTCAACTATAAAAAAGTGGGTAAAATTTCTGCTTGTACccttatttatttcaatgattttataAGTATTCAAGTTATTAATTTGTGGATATATTACAAATCTAAATTATAAAAAGCTATCTACACATCAGCGAACATATTCCCTAACTAGAGTACAGATTAGAGGTCCACATACATTTTCGTTCTCGAACGCGATGGCAAAGTCCTGCTCAGTATGTGAAGATAACTTTATCGTTAACACCAAATTCATTGTGTGCGATTTTTGTGGAGCGGAACAACACGTCCAATGCGCAAGATTAAAGGATAATTTATGGAAGGCAATTTTGGAGTCCAAAAATCTTCAATTTTACTGCGATGGTTGCATCAGCGAAGTGTAGATTAAGTTGAGCATTGGCTCTAAGGGGGATAAGCTTGTTGTGGATTGTTCAGCAGATCAACATCAGAGTAACCGAGAGAATAAAGAAACCTTGGCAATCaccgaaattatttcaaaatcctTTGCTACGCTCAAAGATGAAATATCGTCTTTGAGGCAGTCTAACATTGATTTGGTACGACTAATGTCATCTGAAGATTTTCGTAAACCCCATAGAGAAGCTATCATCAATAAGAACATTATTGTGGAAGGTGACCAGAGAGAATTAGCTGAAAAACAGATCGATAACAGAATAGATCACGACTCTGGAACCAGAAGTAATAAAGTTAACCAAAAGAAACAAAGTTTCTTTGAAGCTGTCAAAACCCTCAAAGTATCAAAGGATAAACCCAAGATGATCCTCAATAAACAAGTTAGAAAATCTACACCAGACAAAGACCCTGTAAATTCAAATAAGAAGAAAAGGGAGAATGCACTCAATGGTACGGGAGACCAAAATGACCTTTTACAACCGGCACCAAAAGGCAGGAATTGGATATGGTTGGGAGGTTTACATTCAAACACCACCGTTGAAAACATCAAAGCATACACTGGGATGAAATGGCCCGATAGGGACGTGCTTTGTTTCGATCTAAAATCAAAGTCTCCAAAGAAGTCATTCAAGGTCGGAATGATTGATATCTCGCAGGAAGAGCTTCTACAACCCGAATCCTGGCCCAGTGGAGTAAAAATTCGGCTTTTTCGTGACAAATACTAACGTCATGGTCACTCATCCTGTAAGTTTTTTTCAGTCTCAAGTCGTTCTCAACAATAAAACCTCTTGTTACTATCAAAATGTAAGAGGTTTACGTACCAAATTAAAAGAGCTAGCTCTTACTGTTTCCATTTGCGATTATGATGTAATTATGCTATCTGAAACTTGGCTATCAGCTGATTTCGATATTGCTGAATTGggtttgaataattattcagtCTTTCGAAAGGATAGAGATGCTAGTACTAGTAATAAAAAGTTGGGAGGTGGAGTTCTAATTGCAATCAAAAAGAGGTTTCATTCATGTTTGATAATATCTGATCCTAGTATAGAAGCTGTATTTGTTTTCGCAAAGTTCTTTTCAGTTAAGtatataatttcaaatgtaTATTTCCCTCCTAATACCGGAGAATGTTTGTTCAAAACTTATCTAAACGACCTAGAATCAATAGTCGACGAATACAAAGGCGATATAAAACTGATATGCGGTGGCGACTTTAACTTGCCAGGAGATCTTTGGTTCGATTTATCGGGGGATTCCATATGTGTCATGTCGAGACCACAGTTCATGATAAGTAATGCAATCGCTATGCTTGATGTAAAACagatcaacaaaataaaaaacacaaaTAATACTATATTAGATTTGATTTTTGTCTCTCAGGATAACGTCGAGGTATTTAGAGCGAGTGATGAATTGATTAGTTGCGATCCTCATCATCCGCCACTGTGCTTCGATATTCCATTTGAGAAAATTAAGACTGAACGAGATTGTGAATATTTTAGGGATTTCAAGGCAGCGAATTTTGAAGGAATCATATCGTGTTTGTCTCAAACGGATTGGAATCTTTTAATTGATAATGATATGGCCTCAAGTATCACCGCATTTTACGAGGTGATTAATCATATCATAAATGAATACGTTCCCAAAAGATTAAAGCCAAAAAACAGCTTTCCTCATTGGTTCTCCGCTGACTTGAAAAAGCTGATTTCAAGTAAAAAAGCAGCCCATAAAAAATACAAGCAAACTCGTATCAGTGACGATTATGATGATTTCGTCGTAATAAGAGAAAGGTGTAAAGCTGAAAACAGAATTTGCTTCAGTGAGTACGTGGCTAAAGTAGAACAGTCTATTCGCGGTGATCCCAAATATTTCTGGAAATTCATTAACGATCGCAAACAGGTTAAAGATCTACCTAGTTCGATGGTGTTGAACGATTAAGTATCCAATGAACCTCTTGAAATagcaaatttctttaaaaatcatttttcggGTGTGTTCAAATCAAGCATTCCCAGGGATGTAAACATCGAATATGATGATGAAATCGACTTATATGACTGCACTTTTAATGTTGAAGAAGTGTTGATAGGTTTGCGATCGTTAAAAGAAAAAAACGACGAAACACCAGATTGCTTACCagctatatttttgaattagtgATTCCTTAGCACGCCCTTTATGTGATTTATTTAATCTTTCAATGAAATCGGGCATTTTCCCAGGTCAGTGGAAGCTCAATtatatatttccaatttttaaATCGGGTAACAGAAATGAGGTGAAAAATTACAGACCTATTTGCAAGTCTTCTTACATTACAAAATTATTTGATTCGTTAGTTGTTACAAAGATCTCCCCCCTCTTCAGCAATGTATTAATAGATGAACAATATGGTTTTATCAGGAAAACATCGGTTACAACAAATTTACTGATTTATACGGATTTCATATTCGAAGCTATGAAGAAAGGAAAGCAAGTAGATTCAATATACACAGACTTCAAAAAAGCTTATGATTCGGTAGCGCACTGGTTGCTTATCGCTAAGTTAAAAGCATTAGGAGTTAAACCCCCGCTTTTAGATTGGCTAGCTGAGCGTATTAGCGGTATCATTCTGAGAGTCTCTTATTGTGGCGTGCTCTCCGACGAATTTGTTATGGAATCCGGAATTTTGCAGGGATCACCACTATCAGCACTATTATTCCTTGTTTTTATTAACGATATTGGAAGGGTGATCAGATTTAGCATGTTCTTGCTGTTTGCTGACGATCTAGAGCTATTCAGGCAAGTCTCTTCTTCTGTTGATTGTGAGCTTTTACAACGGGATCTCGATGAATTGATGAACTGGTGCTTGGAAAACCACATGGAGTTCAATATTAACAAGTGCCAGGTGATGAGGTTTGGAAGACTAAAATCTCCCTGCAAGTTTGATTATCATTTGAGGCAGGAATCTCTTATAAGCACAAATGTAATTAAAGATTTAGGAGTCTTTTTCGATTCAAAAATGAGTTTTATCCCTCACATCCAATTCATCACTAATAAGGCTTTCAAAATGCTGGGTTTTGTTAAGTGATCAATGCAGGAATTCAATGATGTGAATGTATTGAAAACAGTTTACTGCTCGAATGTAAGGAGTATTTTAGAGTATTCAGCAGTGGTATGGGCGCCCTACTATGCTGTTCATAAACAAAGTATTGAAAGGGTACAGAGGAAATTTCTGAAGTGGGTATCATTCAAAACTGGAATGTCAATGTCAtccaaaaattataatcaagAGATAATCGGACTACGATCTTTAGATTTGCGAAGAGATAACTTTAGCATTATGCTTATTTTCAAACTTATCAATAACCTCATCGATTGCAATTATTTAATGAGCAGAATAAATCTCAACTGTAGTCCAGCGCTCCTTAGAACTCGAGAGGTTTTTCACATTAGCTTTGCGCCAACAAATTATAGTGTCCACAGCCCATTATCTAGAGCTCTTCGCCTAGCTAACAAATGTcaggctgatatatttttagtatctatATTCACCCTGAAGAAGCACTTCGAATCCCAAGCTCTTACTAGCCCGCTGGCATCTCAGATCTGATTTTGCCTATTGCACAAAATtagtgaaaacatttttgatagtatatatttctgaaaatttaactTGGTGAATGAGTTCTTGTGATACTTATGTGCTTGTTTATCTATGTTCttatatattataatgaagattgtttttgttaaaatttttcatcaatgtaAAATGGCTTTGCCGTttgatcaaataaataaataaataaataaaagtaagAATTTTATTCTCAACAAAAATTGATTTGCAAGAATCCATcggatttaagttaaatattgtACGTATGATTCGTTTCTGTGCTACGAATACTCTGGGGAAGTCAGAAGATCTTCCCCAGAGCAGAATGTTATACGATAGATGACTATAAACCAGACTAAAATAGACACTTATCAGACAGCTTCTAGGTAGAATGTCTTTAATTCTGTGAATTGCAAAATACGAGCTGTTCAATTTTTTACATAAAACGTCAATGTGAGTCGTCCATCTTAAATTTTTATCAACATGGATACCAAGGAATTTTGTCGACTCTGATGCCGTGATAAGGTTATCTCCATACCTTATGCTGAATGCTTCGACTTCACTATTTCTCAAACAAAATCTAACGCAAACAGTTTTATTTATGTTCACCATAAAATTATTCCTACGGCACCAATTTAGAAATTCCGCCACAATACATTCGCATGCCCTATGGAGTTGCCCAAGACTCTCCGCagaaacaacaacagaagtatcATCAGCGAATAAAGTTAACAAAAAGGGGGCTAACCACACAGGCAgatcatttataaataatatgaataaaagAGGTCCCAGCACAGAACCCTGAGGAACTCCAAGGCCAACATAATGACTCTCGGAATAACTTTCGCCTATTCTAACTGACATCGATCTTTCGTTGAGGTAACTACGTAACCATTCCAGGAATACTCCCCTGAAACCCAAATTGTAGCATTTTTCTAGTATGAACTCAAAAGATAGGGAATCAAAAGCGGAGGCAAGGTCAAAAAATACGCCCGCCACAAACAAGTTCTTATCCAAACACTCATAGACCGattcaaaaaaatcaactgCAGCTGATTGTGTTGAGTGACCGCTTCTAAAACCATGTTGAGCAGGgtttaatattttgaatccaTTGAGATAATTCATCATTCTGGAGAAAACAATTTTCTCGAATACCTTCGAGAGCAAGCTGATAATAGATATTGGGCTATAATTTGCTATTTCATTTAGGTTACCACTTTTGAATATCGGAATAACTATAGACTTCTTTAAAATACGAGGAAAAGTTGCAGATGTTATGGAGAGATTGATGAGATGTGCAAAATGCTCACTAAATACTTCACCCATTGCCTTTATTATCTTAGTTGATATAGAATCGACTCCAACgctctttttatttttcaatgatttaatGGTTTCCACGACTTCAGATCCCGTGACAggatagaagaaaaaatttgcGCTTACCATGGGCGTCACTGTGCAAGACTGTGATAAATCATCACCATagcaaaattttaatttagaGGTAGTTATGGTCGAAAAATGTTTGGCAAAAATATCAGCCAACAAATTCGGATCGCTACATAGTGTTCCATctaaatttatggaaatattacgACAACCACTTTTAGTTTTTCCAGTAAGTCCGTTTACTATATTCCAAACTGTCTTATTTCTGTTCGAAGAGTTGTCAATAACAGAACTATAAAACTTATATTTTGTGCGTTTTATCAGCGCAATATGCTGATGTTTTGCTATTTTGTAGTTTTCATAAGTATCTAAGAGGCCAAAATTTTTATGGAGCCAATGGAGGTTCGACAGGTTCTGTTTACTCTGGATGATCTCGGGTGTTATCCATTTTTTTACTGAAGGTGTTGAAGTTCGTTTACGCATAGGACAGTTTTCTTCAAGATAATAGCGAACAATATTAACGAATGTCTCAAAACATGCATCAATATCAGAATTCGAATAAAGTTCAGCAAAATTACACTTTGATAATGAGACTAAGAAATTATCTACATTATTCTGACTTAGATTCCTAAACGAATATGTTTCGATCTTGTGTTCTAGTCTGAAATTCACCTGTAGTAAAATAGCCTTATGATCACTAATATGGGGATCGAAAACTACAACTTCATAGTCATGTGGATCAACATTAGTAATGATGTAATCAACTTTTGATATACTGGTATGACCGTTTATGTTCGTGAATTCTCTAGTGGAATACTGTGACGTTACACTCAATCCAAAGCAATCTAGCAAATCAATCAACAATTTAGAGTTATTACAGTTTTTCCTTAAGAAATCTATGTTTAAATCTCCACAAAGAAAAATATGATCAACAACGTTAATACATGACTGCAATGCGTAAAACAGTTGATCAAAAAACATTTCTAAATTACCAGAACAGGGCCGATAAACACTGATGATGCCCATACGAATATCTTGATCCGAAACTACAACACCACAAATCTCAATGTGCATTTCCTCGGAGAATCCGGAAACCTTCAGTTCCTTCACTTGTAAACTCTGCTTCGTATATATAGCCGATCCACCATGTTGCCTAGAGGTACGGCAAAAGTAATCAGCCCGAACATAGCCAGCAATCACCACCGCTCTGATATTGTCCACACTGCACCAATGTTCTGCGACACTCAGTACATCTGCATTTGTTTCTTCCAATAGCAACTCCAAACTATCCAATTTGTTTGAAATTCACTGGGTATTCAGTTGCATGATTTTCAAGCAACCTCCATTTAAAGTAGGAACTAACGTAGTTGATCCTGATTTGTCCTTTTTcggtgaaaaaaatgatgtacatTGACCTTATTGGGCCAATTTGAACCTTCAAGTGCCTTATTATACTCAGAACTAGGAATGAGTACTTTGAATGATGAATAGGAATTGGGATAGCGTGAAGATAATTTCTCACATATAACatttgaaaacttatttttgagaAAGTTCTGTAAGTTCTCAACACTTGTGTCGGGTTTCAGATTCGAGACGTAGAAAGCCTTGAACTTGTCTAAGCCGTCAACGTCTGCTGCTCCGGAATAGGTTATAACAACTAGGGTTTTTCTAGGCTtgcgatttttattttttacaaatttccaTTCGGAATCTGAGTTTTTTTCTGCAGGAACAGCTTCACTCAACCCATCTCTACCATTTAGTTGGCGGGCTGACCTAATCGCCTGAGTTACTTGCGAATAGGTGATCTTCTGGGGAGGATATTTTATATTGATAGGAGTGGCAGTTGAAGATCCCGTTACAGATTTGTCCACATTTAAAGAAGGATCATTTGTTACAGCAGATGGAATTGTTGCATGGGAATCCTCGGAATTTCCAACACTCACGTCATCCGAAATATGTTGCTTATCGGGCATGATGCTCGGCATGATGTTGACAAACTTTTTATTCAGTTCGTTTATTTCGTGTTTCTTGTTTTTGAGTTGATATTCGAGAGAATCGATTTTGAATCTAAGTAGGGAATTATTTTCCATGAGAATATTGTTTTTCGACTCCAACTCGGAAATGATTCTAAGTAAAAGATTAGGTTGAGTAGAATCAATACTTAATGCTTTGCAGTCGTCTCACAAATCGGTGAGGAACTGCCACTCATTTTATCACTTGGAACTGGATTTGTCAGCTCTACATCACAACACTTTTTCACTTTCGAACCACAACCGGGGTGGAAAAACTTGTGACAAATGTGACACTTTGTACTACTTTCCACAATTGATTTTCTACAGTATCCACAATAAGGGAAATTAACTTGTAGAGAGAGTTTCGCATCGACTTCCTTATTTGCCGACATATTAAACAATCAGAGCTTTTCGACAAAtgatttgttggacgtcatagagccaagtacgactaaccaaactttttcagaggccaacaaatccaagagaagtaattgagtatgagacattatcataaagagaattgaggagaattattaaaagaaaattttcaatatccgagaccctgttgaagtaagtagaggtttgaggttctccaggaagtgAAAGTCAAATGCGACACACACTTCAGGTAAAAGCTCACTTGTACTCCATTAAAATGGAGAAACACGAATCGGTCgatgatttctgtgaaagattcgactcgatagTATGAGAGTATGAAGCATGTGAGGTGTGATTGAGCTAACCGCCCAAAAGATAAGATCTGCACTTTATCAGGCTGTATTACCAGTCATATCCGAGTTACGAGAtgcagatctgaccaggagacagaccccaaaccaagaaggtaatttagacgAGATCAAGACCTTCATCAGAGacaagagagagagagagagagagagagagagagcagAGAGATTAGAGGTTTagaagaggtctgaaattgaagaggagattccaaaagttcaacgggtacataaattaaaatgcttCCGTTGTAACAAAGAGAGACACTGGTCAACTGATTGCAATCTGAGGCAACAGAGAAAGTAAGTGATTCTGCTTCGGTTGTGGGACAATCAAGTAAGATGATTGCATTAACAATGGTGGCACGAACGAAACGTTCAAATTAGAGGATCGAGTAGGTTGAACAAGCCAAGTTTCAACACTAAGAGACGAAGCCATGtaaaccagaggagaatgaGAGAGAGTAAGAGATTCAACAAAGAGGGTCGCTCCAAGGCAAAAAGGGTTGGAAGTTTAGagcatagagaaactaaaacagGTAAACTTGATCCAATCATTAACTTCTTTGCAGATTCTGGAGCAATATACCATATCGTAAATGATTGTCTGattttgagaaactttgagagatgtcaaaatatgagtatagagagcgaatgaaacgagatagcagtcattgtaatcgatggtaagggtgagttaatcttatatttagattctatagatgagaatactaagaaattgcaaaacgtatttgcagagaaagagatttctgagaatttacttcccttacgtaaactcgcagactctgggttcaatatttacttagaagtccaagtcctaagagtttacaaaaaggttaataatgaatttgttttagagaacaagtcctaagagtttacaatgaggttaataatgagattgttttagagggtcaagcaacgataagcgaagaagatgagatgagcttgcaatcgcaggcacattccaataacgagttattaggttcggagggagaaccggaatctgcgattgggagggagaaagaGTATAATTTCATCTTTTCACCTAAAGAGAAAGTTTTACAAGTTTATACtgacaaaacagatgaaacacaatctgagcaacaagaaaaaattgggattgcagtcatatcagtagagagGTAATTTAGATCTATAAGTTGGAATCACTTCAAAACTTAGAATgtgaagtatgtatcatattgacaatggagaaattacattttaaagagacgagaatgagagctgagaaacaactccagttgacacacactgacacgatgggacttattaaaccaccatctcatccaggtcagtAGAGATTCATTAACGTCTACATAGACGACTATTGGAGACTTGCTAAAGCCTATTcattaaaacagaagatgagttggctgaagcattagagaaattcttaatatcaacaagaaactttttggagaaaaatgagaaggtatGTTATATCAGGTTAGATCAAGGTACAGAatttaccgaaaggaaattcccagaagtactgagtagagaaaatatagagaacgagaGAGCGGAGAGGTTTAACTCGACAATCCAAAAGAAGGTTCGTACATACAGGtttgattccagactacctaagagtatgtgggagattggtgttgatgcatctatagatgtgtacaacagaacacacaagtTCTTGGTTGAACAAGGTTGACAATACATCGATCAAGTGTAAAAGAAAAAGATTGCTTGTGGGAGAGAAGGAAATAATGGAGAGATGGAAGGAACACTTCATTGAATTACTGAGTGGAAATGAAGTCAAAAAAGAAGATACACCAAAAAAAGATAAGCGATGGAAGGACGACGGGGAAGACTTGATAAGCATTGAAGAGGTTAAGGTAGCTCTCAGAAGAGTAAAGAATGGAAAAGCTGCAGGATACGATAGAATTACACCGAAAATGATGAAGAACATGGGAGAAAAGGGTATAAATGTATTCAGGGAAATATGCCAGAAAGCATGGAATTCAAAGGAAATACCACAAGATTGGAAAATGGCGATAATAGTACCAGCCTACAAGAATGGGGATAGAAAGAAATGTGATAATTATAGAGGTATAAACTTGCTAAGTACAGCTCTCAAAGTATACGAGGCGATATTGGAGAGTAGACTAAGAATAAGCACAGAGGACACACTAGATAAAGCTCAGAGTGGGTTTATGAGAGGGAGAAGTGTACAAGACCACATTTTCACTCTGAAACAAACCATTCATAAGATGAAAAGAAGTGGAAGAAAGGcttattttgtatttatagaTCTGGTGAAGGCTTTTGACAGGGTTAGTAGATCGAAAATGTGGGATATACTGAAAACAAGAGgggtaaataaaaaatttggtgGAGTCTATTAAAAGTGTTTATTGTGAAAGCTTGAACTGTGTTATTGTCAGAAATATGAAGTCGGAATTATTTGAGACAAAGGAGGGACTGAGGCAGGGTGGAGTGCTGAGTCCGACATTGTTTATAGTGTTTTTGGATGAGATAATCAGAGAGGCAAAGGAGAGAACAGAGAAGCTTACAATTGGTTTTAAGAACTTAAGAAGAGTTGTAATATCAGAATGTGCCTTTGCGGATGACATCGTATTGATGGCGGGAACAAGGAGGAGTATACAGGGAAATTTGGATATATGGAATGGAATACTGAGAAAATATgggatggaaataaatagaaGAAAGACAAAAGTGATGGAAGTGAACGATGAACGGGAGGATGATTGGAGATTGGAAATTGAGGGAGAGGAAGTTGAAAAGGTGGAATGTTCCAGATATTTAGGAGTGAACATAGAAAATACGGGAAGCCAAGAAAGGGAGATTAACGAGAGAATTGAAAAAGCCGGCAGATTATACCACGCAATTAATAAGAAATTCCTAAGAAGAACTGAAGTTGAAGAGAAAACTAAAATGACCGTGTTTAAGTCGATATTCAGACCTGTTCTGTCGTACGGATGTGAAACTTGGAACACAACAAAGAGAATGAGGAGTAAACTACAGGCAgtggaaattaaatttttgagaggagtgaagggggttacaaggatggacagaaggagaaatgaggacataagaggtgaattggggataaaatcattggaaaggtttgtgggtgagaggcagttgggatggtggggacacttacatcgtatggaggaggagagaccaatcaaacaaatatgggaggcaaaagtcgagaaaaaggcaaaaaggggaagaccgcaacaaacatgggaggatatggtagaagaggaaataaaaaagagagggaaaagcgtcagggaagctgagatgatgacatcaaataggacagaatggaagaaatttattgagttaaattagaattattcttaagttagaaaatgtagataatgaaacccatacaccgaaaggtaacaaatgggatacagattatatatatatatatatatatatatatatatatatatatatatatatatatatatatatatattcggataggtttccgcggtaggaaatatttgaactttgtgtgttccgg
It contains:
- the LOC123680873 gene encoding uncharacterized protein LOC123680873, which encodes MKSELFETKEGLRQGGVLSPTLFIVFLDEIIREAKERTEKLTIGFKNLRRVVISECAFADDIVLMAGTRRSIQGNLDIWNGILRKYGMEINRRKTKVMEVNDEREDDWRLEIEGEEVEKVECSRYLGVNIENTGSQEREINERIEKAGRLYHAINKKFLRRTEVEEKTKMTVFKSIFRPVLSYGCETWNTTKRMRSKLQAVEIKFLRGMALQADLSECRSILVKHSEDLLPHDDALVSHSRSISDHDAKFQSCTSQVLSLAESHRGLAEAVDSAAFRISAIESSRIQPSTGLSNVEPSEMLERLRRSHNLLIRGVPETSPDVDQSSFKTYALCLREDAELEKPTSP
- the LOC123680871 gene encoding uncharacterized protein LOC123680871, which gives rise to MSSEDFRKPHREAIINKNIIVEGDQRELAEKQIDNRIDHDSGTRSNKVNQKKQSFFEAVKTLKVSKDKPKMILNKQVRKSTPDKDPVNSNKKKRENALNGTGDQNDLLQPAPKGRNWIWLGGLHSNTTVENIKAYTGMKWPDRDVLCFDLKSKSPKKSFKVGMIDISQEELLQPESWPSGSQVVLNNKTSCYYQNVRGLRTKLKELALTVSICDYDVIMLSETWLSADFDIAELGLNNYSVFRKDRDASTSNKKLGGGVLIAIKKRFHSCLIISDPSIEAVFVFAKFFSVKYIISNVYFPPNTGECLFKTYLNDLESIVDEYKGDIKLICGGDFNLPGDLWFDLSGDSICVMSRPQFMISNAIAMLDVKQINKIKNTNNTILDLIFVSQDNVEVFRASDELISCDPHHPPLCFDIPFEKIKTERDCEYFRDFKAANFEGIISCLSQTDWNLLIDNDMASSITAFYEVINHIINEYVPKRLKPKNSFPHWFSADLKKLISSKKAAHKKYKQTRISDDYDDFVVIRERCKAENRICFSEYVAKVEQSIRGDPKYFWKFINDRKQVKDLPSSMVLND